The proteins below come from a single Coffea eugenioides isolate CCC68of unplaced genomic scaffold, Ceug_1.0 ScVebR1_1260;HRSCAF=2081, whole genome shotgun sequence genomic window:
- the LOC113755169 gene encoding abscisic acid receptor PYL6-like — translation MVFQPPPTVSSDHNPVLQPNECSSTLFQTIAAPASVVWALVSDFENPQRYKPFVRSCRIIDGQANQVGCLRRVDVASGLPASYSIERLEILDHDQRICGFSIVSGDHGCRTIARS, via the coding sequence ATGGTTTTTCAGCCTCCCCCAACCGTTTCCAGCGACCACAACCCTGTTTTGCAGCCGAACGAATGTTCATCTACTTTGTTCCAAACTATCGCAGCTCCTGCCTCCGTCGTTTGGGCTCTGGTTTCCGACTTTGAAAATCCTCAACGCTACAAGCCGTTCGTGAGATCCTGCAGAATCATAGATGGCCAGGCGAACCAAGTCGGATGCTTACGCCGTGTGGATGTCGCGTCAGGACTTCCAGCCTCCTATAGCATCGAGCGGCTGGAGATTCTTGATCATGATCAGCGCATCTGCGGGTTCAGCATTGTCAGCGGCGACCACGGTTGTCGAACTATCGCTCGATCATGA